One region of Cheilinus undulatus linkage group 4, ASM1832078v1, whole genome shotgun sequence genomic DNA includes:
- the c4h19orf67 gene encoding UPF0575 protein C19orf67 homolog isoform X1: MIGENCTEDLDQAGHGEVKDTLLLADVALLPLCGDDASCRCDSEVCTCMEVRQLERSLQSMQLQLQFLLSKADYLQNLLVTGQGDQNSMTPAEEVRRFLYTCQPYFDHVESTARSTESLCIPPPFEIHTRHVQLLDFSQQLCDRLEQLVLTCASYNLICLDEAEPNSCPLNHLFPTWGPCSVSHFYIGQSQLGQLRLTAFRYCEPMPYLSRINTGLYKRMRWNVERLRDETQKLQQQTDEEQDGEKREEYYFLCCEDILNSHENPAGDAKGVSEVDVVRVWSIGQWVQVNPNPDREDIFDWISCEVPEAFYQRILFLGSDEPLGYSATDHLLKLLLCKNIE; this comes from the exons ATGATCGGAGAGAACTGCACAGAGGATCTTGATCAAGCTGGACATGGAG AGGTGAAGGACACGCTGTTGTTGGCCGACGTCGCTCTGCTGCCTCTCTGTGGTGATGACGCGTCCTGCAGGTGTGACTCCGAGGTCTGCACCTGTATGGAGGTCAGACAGCTGGAGAGGAGCCTGCAGTCCATGCAGCTGCAGCTCCAGTTCCTCTTGAGCAAAGCTGACTACTTGCAAAACCTTCTTGTCACTGG GCAAGGTGATCAAAACAGTATGACTCCAGCTGAAGAAGTGCGAAGATTTCTGTACACCTGCCAACCTTACTTTGACCACGTGGAATCCACAGCTAGGAGCACTGAGTCACTTTGCATTCCTCCACCTTTTGAGATCCATACCAGG CACGTGCAGCTGTTGGACTTCTCTCAGCAGCTGTGTGATCGGTTGGAGCAGCTGGTGTTGACCTGTGCCAGCTACAATCTCATCTGTTTGGATGAGGCAGAGCCTAATAG TTGTCCTCTAAACCATttgttcccaacctggggtccttGTAGTGTTTCCCACTTCTACATTGGTCAGAGTCAGCTTGGGCAGCTGAGGCTGACCGCTTTTCGTTATTGTGAACCGATGCCGTATCTGTCCCGCATCAACACTGGCCTGTACAAACGGATGCGCTGGAATGTGGAGAGACTCAGAGATGAAACGCAGAAGCTCCAACAACAGACGGATGAAGAGCAGgatggagagaagagagaagagtA TTACTTCCTGTGCTGTGAGGATATTCTGAACTCACATGAAAACCCTGCTGGGGACGCCAAAGGTGTCTCTGAAGTAGATGTTGTGAGGGTGTGGTCCATTGGTCAGTGGGTGCAGGTGAACCCTAACCCTGACAGAGAGGATATCTTCGACTG GATCTCATGTGAGGTTCCTGAGGCCTTCTATCAGAGGATTTTGTTTCTGGGCAGCGATGAGCCATTGGGCTACAGCGCCACAGACCACCTGCTCAAGCTGCTGTTATGCAAAAATATTGAGTGA
- the c4h19orf67 gene encoding UPF0575 protein C19orf67 homolog isoform X2: MIGENCTEDLDQAGHGEVKDTLLLADVALLPLCGDDASCRCDSEVCTCMEVRQLERSLQSMQLQLQFLLSKADYLQNLLVTGQGDQNSMTPAEEVRRFLYTCQPYFDHVESTARSTESLCIPPPFEIHTRHVQLLDFSQQLCDRLEQLVLTCASYNLICLDEAEPNSVSHFYIGQSQLGQLRLTAFRYCEPMPYLSRINTGLYKRMRWNVERLRDETQKLQQQTDEEQDGEKREEYYFLCCEDILNSHENPAGDAKGVSEVDVVRVWSIGQWVQVNPNPDREDIFDWISCEVPEAFYQRILFLGSDEPLGYSATDHLLKLLLCKNIE; the protein is encoded by the exons ATGATCGGAGAGAACTGCACAGAGGATCTTGATCAAGCTGGACATGGAG AGGTGAAGGACACGCTGTTGTTGGCCGACGTCGCTCTGCTGCCTCTCTGTGGTGATGACGCGTCCTGCAGGTGTGACTCCGAGGTCTGCACCTGTATGGAGGTCAGACAGCTGGAGAGGAGCCTGCAGTCCATGCAGCTGCAGCTCCAGTTCCTCTTGAGCAAAGCTGACTACTTGCAAAACCTTCTTGTCACTGG GCAAGGTGATCAAAACAGTATGACTCCAGCTGAAGAAGTGCGAAGATTTCTGTACACCTGCCAACCTTACTTTGACCACGTGGAATCCACAGCTAGGAGCACTGAGTCACTTTGCATTCCTCCACCTTTTGAGATCCATACCAGG CACGTGCAGCTGTTGGACTTCTCTCAGCAGCTGTGTGATCGGTTGGAGCAGCTGGTGTTGACCTGTGCCAGCTACAATCTCATCTGTTTGGATGAGGCAGAGCCTAATAG TGTTTCCCACTTCTACATTGGTCAGAGTCAGCTTGGGCAGCTGAGGCTGACCGCTTTTCGTTATTGTGAACCGATGCCGTATCTGTCCCGCATCAACACTGGCCTGTACAAACGGATGCGCTGGAATGTGGAGAGACTCAGAGATGAAACGCAGAAGCTCCAACAACAGACGGATGAAGAGCAGgatggagagaagagagaagagtA TTACTTCCTGTGCTGTGAGGATATTCTGAACTCACATGAAAACCCTGCTGGGGACGCCAAAGGTGTCTCTGAAGTAGATGTTGTGAGGGTGTGGTCCATTGGTCAGTGGGTGCAGGTGAACCCTAACCCTGACAGAGAGGATATCTTCGACTG GATCTCATGTGAGGTTCCTGAGGCCTTCTATCAGAGGATTTTGTTTCTGGGCAGCGATGAGCCATTGGGCTACAGCGCCACAGACCACCTGCTCAAGCTGCTGTTATGCAAAAATATTGAGTGA